The following nucleotide sequence is from Vicinamibacteria bacterium.
CAGCTTCTGGTCTACCAGCGCGCGCAGGAGTCCCTTCTTCTCAAGTCGATGGCCCGAGCCGAGGCGATTCTCCGGGCAGCGGGGTGCCCGGGACGGCTGGGACTGCTCAAAAACTGCAAGGACGCCGAAGGGCACGTGTACGGTGCTCAGGAGAGCTTCGAGGTGGAAGCCGCGTCGGGCGCGTCGCTCTGGCTCTACCGCGCCGGTCTCGTGCTTCTTACGCCTCTTCTGGCGTTGACGGTGGCCGCCGGGTGGGGAATCGTCATCGGTCTCGCCCCGGTCGTGATCGTCGCGGCGCTTCTTTGGACCGTTGCGGTGGTGGCTTTGCCACCTAGACGCCGAGTCTGGTTCGAGGGGCTCGTCACCCGAAACGATCGAAGCTTCGAGAATCGAGTAGGCCGCTGGCTCTACTGGCTCAGCTACGTAATCACATGGCCTTTCATCGTCTCGCT
It contains:
- a CDS encoding proteasome accessory factor PafA2 family protein, with the translated sequence MLFSRLIGQETEYAIRFSPERRRPGNDAIYEALASAIGEQVRTEPGMFPERPQIFLQNGGAFHYEYLPYRADGGLIEGATPECRGPAQLLVYQRAQESLLLKSMARAEAILRAAGCPGRLGLLKNCKDAEGHVYGAQESFEVEAASGASLWLYRAGLVLLTPLLALTVAAGWGIVIGLAPVVIVAALLWTVAVVALPPRRRVWFEGLVTRNDRSFENRVGRWLYWLSYVITWPFIVSLSLLLRCLVFSRMRRELTAFLVSRAVLSGAGSIETDGRFVLSEKGSSIRRV